The candidate division KSB1 bacterium region GACGTTCCTTTGAATGGTTTCAACCAGTCCGGATTTTCTTCCCCATATTTTAATACACGTGGAAATTCCGATCCATAATTACGAACCAGTTGATCGATTACGGAATCAGACAGCTTGTCTTTAAATCGTGTTCTGGCTTGATTTAGAAAATCGTCGAAACGATTTATTTCCCCGCCAAAGATCCGCTCTTTTTCGGTTTGACTATTCATTTTTTCTTTATTTAACTTCTTCATCACCAAATCAATGACTTTTACAGACACATCCCGGGCGGTGGTATATTTTACGCCAAGAACAGAAACCACTCCGTCAATGTTATCCTCTTTCGAATGATCAAATATTTTGTACTGCTTGGTTACCACCACTTCGCCGGATTTGGGATCCGGTCGCTCCATAGGAACCAGGCCTGCATGATAAAAATAGACATCCTCGCGACTTAACTGGTTTCCTGGAAGGGCATAATTTATTTCATCAATGAATTGCTGTAATTTAGATTCGGTCATTGAAAAATCCGACGGATCCCCTTCGTATGGATCATTAATAGTTCCAACCAAAGAATAATTTCGCCAGGGAGTAATGAAATAGATTTTCTTTCCCTTTTCGACAATTTTACCATTTTCAACGTTGGTCCGTCTTCCGGTAATACCTGCAGCACAGCCTTTAACTAACGGCCTGGTGACCAAATTCATAGCCACAGATAATTTAACTTTATGACGGGGTTGGTCAGATTGCATCCATCCCAACATTCGATTTAGCCAGGGACCGCTGGTATTTAATACCATTTTTGATCTTATTTCCAGAGTTTCACCGGATTCATGATCAAAAACCTTTACACCTGCAACACGGTTGTCCTGAATTAAATATCCCTTCGCCTCCACGTAATTCGCCAAATCTGCGCCCCGTTCTTGCGCAGACCTAAGGTAAGAAATGATTAACCGTTCAGAATTATAAACCTGGCAATCGTACCAAATAGCGCCACCGGATAAGTTTTCCGTCCTGACTCCCGGGATCTGTTCAAGACAAGACTTTCGCGAAACCACTTTCCCATTGGGCAATCTTTTCTGCGGATCATCGAGTTTATTGCGATCCAGTCCTACCAGATCGTTCAGCATTAATGCGATTTTCATAGCCTCGGGACCTTTTCCCAGGTGGCCATAAGTAGGCATTAAGCATCTTAACGGATGCACCAGGTGTGGTGCGATGTGCATCAAAATCCATCGTTCACGAATGGATTCCCGCATCCGTTTAAAATCTGCCTGCTGAATATACCGCAATCCACCATGGATAATTTTTAAACTGTTCGACGAGGTTTCACAACCAAAATCGCCTTTTTCGATGAGAGCAACTTTCAAGCCCCGCAAACTGGCATCCCAAACCGCGGTCGCGCCATAAATGCCGCCGCCGATGATGAGGAGGTCGTATTCCGTAGAGGTTAGTTTTTGTAAGTTTTTTTTCATTTGCTTTTACGAGGAGCAATTTATCACAATATCGGCTATGCCTGGTAATTCTAAACTATTCGTCACTTCATCATTCGTCCAATCAAATTATTGAACAAAATATCAGTATGTAACAGAATAATGTAATTTGTGAAATAATGAAAGATAAAGGCAATTAAATATTTCGATCTGAGTTCCGATTATTGATTGATCAAACCCCAAACTTCAAAGCTGTTTCTAAATTTGGTTTTTTTCGGCACCAAATTGTTGCCCTTAAGAGATATGTAAGTATCTGAATGCAGCAACTCTTGCAATCAAAGTTGGGCGAAAGGTTTAAGGTTTATATCTGCCATGGTGACCTCCTTTTGGTTAATTTATGATTAGATAAAAAGCAAATCTATTTTCTTGCTATTTAGAATTCAAGATCCTTTTAGAATATCTAAATTCTGTCCTGCTATTTTATCTTCTCCCCTTGATATTTGACTCTTAACTTTGCTAACTAATTTTTTTTCATCATCTTTGTGCGGCAAATTCAGCTTCTGTATATCTCTGAAATTATTTTTGTCTTTGATTACATTTCGCATAGCTTTTACATCTTCAGCGAGTTCAACTTTGAGCAACTTAACCACTGCATATCGTTTTCTCTTTTCCGTGTTCAGATTTTTTGTTTCATTAGTAACCTTTTCGACAAATTTATTTTTTGTACCCGTTCCTTTCCCTCCATAGGTTCTGCCGGCCCTATGCCGCCCATCTTGAAGATTAATCGCAAAACCATTAGCTGCCCTTTTTGAACCCCTATTTTGCATCGCAGGAACTCCAGCAAAATAGGGCAAGTTTTTTGAGAATACTAATATGGAAGCCTGGGGTTGATGATCTGCTGTCATATCGTCTCGTTTTGGTTTTGGCATAGATGCATAGGTTCCCGTTAAACCTTCTAGGTTATATTCCAATTGATCTACTTTTAGCTCTTTCTTTCCAACAATTTGTTTAATTAAATTAGATAAGGACACCTCTTTTTGAAGCAAGGCTTGCTGTAATTGTTTTATTTTTTTCTTCTGATTCGTTTTATTCGCAGTTTTAACTTTTTTAAGCAAAGGATTTATTTCATTGTTAATTAAATTTTTTGCTTCTTGTATTTTCGCTTTCTTATCAGCTTTAAGATTTGTACCTTGTTCTCTTTTGAAAGAATCCAAGAACTCCTCTATTGGATTAGTAGTACTAGAAATCATTAAAACAGGGGTAGAACCTTTCTTAACCCAGATCTTATGTCTTTCGCCTCCAGCTTTAAAGGCTTTTTCAGGAAATAATAGGCTCTTTGCTTTCTCAACCCCTTTCTTAACTACCGCCTTACCTTTCCCAAACAACTTTTTAGCCTTCTTCACAATAAAATCAATTGCTTTGTTCATAACTTTATCAATGGGTGCCCTAATCTTCAAGATGATCTTTTTAACAGCTTTACCAATTCCACTTAAATTCAATAGCCGTGCTA contains the following coding sequences:
- a CDS encoding glycerol-3-phosphate dehydrogenase/oxidase, whose amino-acid sequence is MKKNLQKLTSTEYDLLIIGGGIYGATAVWDASLRGLKVALIEKGDFGCETSSNSLKIIHGGLRYIQQADFKRMRESIRERWILMHIAPHLVHPLRCLMPTYGHLGKGPEAMKIALMLNDLVGLDRNKLDDPQKRLPNGKVVSRKSCLEQIPGVRTENLSGGAIWYDCQVYNSERLIISYLRSAQERGADLANYVEAKGYLIQDNRVAGVKVFDHESGETLEIRSKMVLNTSGPWLNRMLGWMQSDQPRHKVKLSVAMNLVTRPLVKGCAAGITGRRTNVENGKIVEKGKKIYFITPWRNYSLVGTINDPYEGDPSDFSMTESKLQQFIDEINYALPGNQLSREDVYFYHAGLVPMERPDPKSGEVVVTKQYKIFDHSKEDNIDGVVSVLGVKYTTARDVSVKVIDLVMKKLNKEKMNSQTEKERIFGGEINRFDDFLNQARTRFKDKLSDSVIDQLVRNYGSEFPRVLKYGEENPDWLKPFKGTSVLPAEIIHAVREEMVVHLSDVVLRRTEMGSAGNPGDAVLFEAAKLIAEELGWDEKMVEKEIEMTKGVYELDA